TTTGAATTTCGTGTGAGCTTGACTAAGTTTCTtcaggcggcatctttcatcttcagcctctttatatactccaaggaattaggtttggaagtttgcatggactgctaccgttggagggcagatatgAGTTTTCCaagttctgctgtggctgaataagttaggtaaggtcgtcaggaatggtacaattgcttttgtactttggatagtgacatgacctttatcctagttggcttctgatcagagcgacgcttcatattggaacttgtgaagcttggtgatcagagtcagaaggaagcttggatcctttgacctttgtaccttctgcttctggactcagaggagaagtacttggtcttaagagccagcttactcttagacttcagaatcttcactactcagcttctggatctacagagcttctgatccttcagagcttctagtgaactgaatccatatcagagttttataatcttcagatcttctgaagcttaatctactgttcagattgaacatagtaagtgcaaaagcgttgcggaggttactctttgagcattgtgcttctgaattatgtgaaataagaccagagtcatagcctgtcattagaacactcagaaaacaacgttagagtaccataattgttcatacacaatagttaacatgtaatcatcaaaacatagagttgtactactagatcaaaacttgatcttacactactTATGTCATTTGTACCAGTCTCTAGACCCTAATTTTGAGAGAGAAATATCTGTATAAGAACATTACTCTGTCATAGTAGAAAAATATACTTCCTCCGCTcctaatcttttgttgttttaacttttggcctaaattccaaaacttCTAATGTTTTACAAACCCAATGCATATTTTTCTCAATTAATTCCATgtttaccctcatttaatattatatatctcTCACCTACGACCaattattttcaccaatcaaaatcataacaagttttttaaccaataattatcattctctctcttcagtctaactcaacattaaatacaggagtttatgtcaacaaatatatcaatgattgcactcttaaacaatgtgcataaccttaaacaacaaaaaataggaacagagggagtaattccatgtttaccctcatttaatattatatatttctcTCACCTACCACaacttattttcaccaatcaaaatcataacaagttttttaatcaataactatcattctctctcttcagttcaactcaacattaaataaagaagattatgttaacaaatatatcaatgattgcactcttaaCTAATATGCATAATCTTAAAGAACAAAAAATCAGGAACGAATGgagtattaatattattattaattttttttttgaagaaagaGGGAGTGTATTACTCTATTCTAACTAAATGTGCAAAGTCTAATCCTAATTTTAAATTAAGTTTTCTACATTAtaaaaactaaattaagaatataatgAATATACGGTATTAGTGTAAAGCTAAATTTTAAGTAAAAAATTTATTGTGtgtgcactgtcagtgtaaactttgtttacacagtcattcaattgaattccgccacatTAGTAAGTACattattgttttaattaaaatttaaggtGAAAGTTATTATTCGACATACGTGGCATGTTGTGAttggttgtcagtgtaaaactgctttacactgaaagtgcatatccattaaacctcttaaaataaaatatattttttatatcacGAAATTTAATTGATAATGGTACACAAATAAGAATTTAATGGATATACAttgtcagtgtaaaatagttttataacGACATTCAATGGAATTCCGccaagagtttaatttctatgcaccgacggtgtaaaagttaccaatcagatttcaaggatgtgagaaaatctctctttttatttaatttcattaattgacgtgacacatccttgaaatctgattggttgacggtcagtacatcatcctttttctcttcCACCAAATAagcaaatatgtttttattttaattaaaattaaaaatgaatgtaaCTCTCCCACCATCAATATCTATTAAACTCAAACTTTAATTCCTTAATTAAAcaaacattttttgttttttatttgacaaaattaaaaaaaaaaatcaaccgaGTTTGAGATGAGTTATCTTAGACTAGAGGTCTTCCCTTGCAACGATTTGTTTAAATTCATGAAACTTCGCTCTGAGAAGCAAGCGAGCCCTTACCTTCCCAttgcttcctcctcctcctcctcctccgtcGCTGTTCACTTTCCCGTCGTCTCATTCTACTCGCCGGCAGCCACCGTCCTTCACCAGCACACCACCACCGCTCTCCGATCAATGCGCTCTTCTGAAACCGTTACTCGTCGTCCCTGTCAAACGCCACATCGCAACCCCGCCTCAGTGTCGTTTCGCTAACTCGCGCAATCCAAAACGAAGCTGGAGATGGCGAGAAAAACCAGCAACTGTGCCATATGCGAGAATTCAAATCAAGCTTCGATATGTTCTATTTGTGTCAACTATAGGTTTGTTTATCCattaatcaatcaatcaatcaatcaatcaatcaattgaTTGATTTCTAGTTTAGGTTTTTGAAATATGTACTTCAATTTTCGTAATTGTGCTCAGCTGATTCAATTGATTGATGGATTTCTTGTATTAATTTGGATGATGTCTTTGTCTTTGCAGGTTGAATGAGTATACCACCTCTTTGAAATCACTGAAAGAGCGTCGAGATTCGTTGTCCACGAAATTGAGCGAGGTTCTCGTCCGCAAGGTTCGAATCGAATCATGGCTTGACTTGATTTATGATACTGAGAAACACATGATCCTAACTTCCTAAGTTAATAggatttgaaaatgaaattgagCATCTTAAATTTTATCAACTGAGTACACCTACCTGTATTAATACATGCATGAATTGCGACAAGATTTTTGAACTTTAGCATTCGGGTATATGCAAAATGGAAAAATGGTGAAGTAATTGAACCAAGAGATTTTTAGTTAACATTCTAACTTGAAATTTTTGGGTAAAACTTCATATAATACATGAAGCAAGCAACAGAAGCTTAGAATTCAATGATAGGAAGTTTGAATAAAGAATTCCCAACTCCCAAGTGTACCTGGTATTTATTTCGACCTTACTATGGAAGTCTTATAGGAATAGCCCTAAATCCTAATATCGATGCCCATCTCCCAGCCAGTTTAGCTACTCTTGACATGCCTATGGAAAGTTCCTGATGTGCTTGTTTGTGTTAGTAGTTCAGTACCTTTTTCTTTCCCTGTGATTCTTGGTACCGATTTTTCTATGCTGCTTTTGGACATTGTTGATTTCTATGTACTTTTGAAAATTCCTAGTTTATATGGCAAGGGTCAACTTTATATTTTTGTGAGGAACCATGCAATATCATTTTAGTCAGTTCAAGTAACACTAGTGCATAATGTTGAAAAGGGAAAAGGAGATGATCAAACAAATTGGAGAGTGCTTCAACATGAAAAGCTCGCAAGGTTGAAGGAGAAGCTCCGTCACAGTAAAGAACAAGTTGCTCAAGGTTAGAATATTTCTCATGCCAAAGTGAATTTCTATATATTCAAATTTCACCCTGTGCCTATAGTAATGAATAAACATACAGGAAGAGCTAAGATAGGGACTATGTCTGCGGATCTGAAACTTAAATATGGAGTGCTTGAATCTGCCCTTTCTAcggtattcttttttttttcacctttCTTTGCTAATGGTATTGCTATGATCATGGCAACCATTGGTCAAGTTTAATGTGAATGCATATGAAGATGTTGAATGATTTATTTTACATTCTGCAGTTGGAAAAGAATCGAGTGGAACAACTGGAGAAGTTCTACCCTAATCTTATATGCACACAGAGTTTAGGGCATGTGAGTgctatttgtttattttatttccaactGTTGTAAATTGTTCTGCGTAGTATTTTCTAATACAGGCTTtttcatctaaagcagtatggTACTTTGATATACAAATGAGTATTTAAAACTAATCTGCATTTCATTTATCAATACATTTGTTTTTCCTGGAACTTCAAAATTTATgctcatatttttatttttcaggtGGCGATTACCTCTGAGCGTCTTCATAAACAGTCTGTGGTCATAAAGCAGATATGCAAGTTATTTCCACAACGCCGGGTAAAGTAAATATATGACAGTCAATGTTCTGTTGGTTTATGTTTGTGGACATGTAACCTCCTTTTGAAATGCTCTGGAATATTGCGCTTAGTGCTGACTGTGGTCTCTACTGATAGAAATAATGGGTCTAGAGATATTTACTTTAATCATGAGCTTCTTGTATTCTTGCTTTCATTTTCTGTGCTCTTTTCTTGTTCATATTcttatttttcaatttcaatgattttccttcttttttccCAAATAGAACAACACAAATAACTAAAACCTGTTCCCACAATCCCACTATCTTGGCAGGTTACATGAATCAAATGAGGCCATTATGTTTTGTCCCAAACCAATTTTTTAGTGATACCATTTAATTCTAGATCCGTTTTAATGGTTTCATTTAGAGTATTTCTTGATCTACTTCTACCTCTAGTTGTTACAAAGCTATCCTCCCACTGTTAAACTCTTCTAAGTGTAGATTCTATTTGGTCTTCTCACACATTCAAACCATCTTAAGCATTCATTAACAGAGAATGCTATGGATCATTACTCCTCTTATCGTGTTTGGTATGATGAGGAATCAGACTATTCATGATCCATACTGACCTTTATATTATCTAGTTCTGTAAAAAGTTTTATACAATGAGAATAGTATCCATAATAAGTGGTGCTGATACTTTTGACCGTGGGGTTGTGGTGGCAACGGTGGGGAAAATGGTCTGGAGGATGGTGAAAAAGATCTTATGTAAGTCTTCCACTGCTGATTGCTGGAAGCCAACCTAATCATTATGAGAACTTGGGTAATGATGGACCTGCAAAATTCAATTACCTGCTCATTGCAAGATCAAAATTTTGTTATTTAGAAATATCATAGAAAGGGGATTGCCTTTTGCATGAATAACAACTTGTTTGAGCTTTTGAGATTTGTTCCCTTTTCCAAATGTATTTGTGGAAGGACTTAATACTAATAGTGCTAGCATGCTGAAGAATGTTGTTTAAATAGAGATTTTACCTAGGATTGGGAGGATGGTGCGAAATCGCATAATGTGGAATCTTAAGTTCCTTCAAAAAATGAAAGGTTGGGTTTAGTTAGTAATCTGCACCAAGGTTATTAAACTCTAGTTTTAACTCTTAAACTCTTACGAGTTTACAATCCTAGGTAACCAAAACGAGTTAAATCGCagtaaattcttttttttataaatttggtTGAACTCGGGTAAACTCGATAAACTCAGCTCGCGGGTTTACTTACGAGTTCACGagtttagcaaaaaaaaaaggagaaaaatcatTTATTTATCAAAATGACAATATTTCATGACAAAGTCTTTGCAATACTACTTTTATTATTCACAAATCAATCCCGCTTTGTGtctcttttcctcttttttctaacatttctttgtttgtttattgTGTATAACAGTATAAGAGTGTGCTACTACAATATTTCTAAAATTGTCAATTATTTTGCTATTTAAGcacatatttttaattttattggtGTTTTCACCATTAGTGATTTTATAGATAATATTTTTGCATGAGGTAACTCGTAAGAGTTTACGAGTCGAGTTCACGAGTCGAGTTTACGAGCACTCCACGGGTTTACGAGTCGAGTTCACGAGTCGAGTTTACGGGCACTCCACGAGTTTACGTAAACTCTCGAGTTTGACAACCTTGATCTGCACTCAGCAGCATGCAAGGGCATGTGCAATTGGATTTCTCCTCTAATATTTGGGCTTGTCATCGGTCATGAAATCTGACTCGGAAACTTTTAAAAGTTAGATCGTGCGTGTCACATAGAGCTGGCATTCCAGGACTCGTATTGGGGAGTCTACTGTGATCTCACGAGGCCGTGATTTTTCTTGCGAGTATACAAGTTCTGTCAGCAAAAATCACATAATTGTGTTATCTTCATACGAGTTTAATTGCGATTTTGCAAACAATGGTTGAGATTAGTATTTTGACTGTGGAAAAGGAAGATGTAAAAAAATGTTGTGTGCttaaatatatgaaaataatgtccTCTTTGGGTGaaacatgaaagagaagaaagttTTTCCTTTATTGGTACATTTTTGGTCCAAAGTAATGTGTTGTCTCACAAGCATTAATCATCAGACCATAAGACTGAagcagttttttttataagccaaaagaATGCATTAAAAGGGAGAacaaggggtactccaacccttaatacaaagtgaggaaagaaagaaagggacTGAAGTCAAACATGGTTTTATATTGTTATTTTATTGCACCCTTTTGTCAATTCAAGCATGCTTAGGTGCTCATGTCCTTCTGGTGTTAGGTGGTTATCGAGGGGGAAACAAAGGATGGTTGTAGCGGTCAATATGATCAAATTTGCAATGCACGCTTACCAAGAGCACTTGATTCCCATTCTGTTCCATCAGAAGAACTTTCTGCTTCTTTGGGGTATGGTTTTTTCCCTCTAAGATCTTATACACATACGTAATGCAGCTTTAGAAGTGAATCTCTGCAGTGTTATTAGAAAACAATGTTTTATGCTTAAAATTGTAACTACGATGTCCTATTTCAATTGCTTGCTCTTGTAGTCTAGAATCCTTATTGTTACTTATGTTAGACTTTGCTTGAATATTCTTCTTACATGCTACCCAATTTCTATTATGTGCAAAGCAGATACATGGTGCAACTTCTAAATCTTGTTCTTCACAACTTGGCTGCCCCAGCACTTCATAACTCAGGTTTTGCGGTAAGCATTATGTTGTAATATTAGAAGATTTGTTTTATTATTAGGAGATTCGgtctttattatgatttgatttcAAGTAGGAGATTAGTATCACTCAAGTGAGATTCTGTACAGATTTATTATTTCCTTAATTAGGTTAGTCTAGCCTCTATAAATTGTAATTACCTGTTGTATTTTTTCAATCAAGCAATAATATTATATTCTCTCCTTATTTCAAGTTATCAGTGTCCAAGCAGTGGATTGATGTTTCCTTAAggtcattttttttattgtattcATTTCAAACAGTCTGGTCAAGCTTATTTATCTTACCCATTATCATTTTATTGCCATTGAATGTTAGAATAGCATTACAATTCATGTGTTGAGTTTTGGTACAGTTTTAACTCCGCATTTTTGTTTGTAGGGTATTAAATTATTGTTTTGCTGATAATATTAGTGAATGATATGATATATAGGGTTCTATCCATGCAAAAGTATTctcttttttaaatttatagagCTTTTTCCAGATGCAGTGTCTATTTGTTGCAAGTTTCTGTACTGCTGTTGATGCTTATTAGTTATTACATTTTTAAGACTAAACCTTCCTTAGTGTTGGCGTGGAGTTTGGTAAAAAAAGAATAGTTGTTCAGACTTTATCATGTTTTAAGATCTTATATTAAATGTACATAAGATCAGGTTTGATGTGCTGTGCTAATAATACATATCTTGCTGTTTTGATGCATGCAAAAATGTTACTTTAACTCATTTTAGAGTTTGGCATTTTATTTTGGTGGACCTGCCGATATGACCTTCAAGATGCTTTTTTGTCTTATTCTCCTGAAGGGAATTTTATGTTGTGAATATTTTTATGCCTCAGGGTTCTTGCTCTAGAATATGGCAACGGGATTCTTATTGGGATGCACGTCCTTCCTCTAGGAGGTATTTTGGCCGAAATTGTATTTGGTAATGGTATAACTAATATGAAAGTTATGACTTCTTTAACCAAAATCCCTTTTTTTTTCAGTAATGAATATCCCCTTTTTATACCTCGCCAAAATTATTGCTCAACTAGTGGGGAAAACTCTTGGTCGGATAAAAGCTCAAGCAACTTCGGTGTTGCATCAATGGAATCTGACAGGAGGCCTCGCCTGGATTCATCTTCGAGTAGTAGCTTtaattattctttagcttctTCACATTCGGTTCAGACACACAAAGATCTGCAGAAAGGAATTTCACTTTTAAAGAAAAGTGTAGCATGTGTCACATCTTACTGTTATAACTCCCTATGCTTGGATGTCCCTTCTGAGGCATCTACGTTTGAAGCATTTGCGAAGTTATTGGCTACACTCTCATCATCCAAGGAAGTCCGATCTGTTTTTTCCTTGAAAATGGCTCGCTCTAGGTATTACCATGGAGATATTTGAAATTATAAAAGGGcaacttaatggtgatgttccAGGAGATACCTttgataatattatattttgtttAAGCTTATCAGCAGCTAATTTATTTCTGTTTCcccttatatattttttctttttaactgTTGAAACCGGTTGTCACAATAACCATGTAACTTATGTCTCTGGAATTTTTAAAGTGTTGTATAGAGGAGCATATGCCAGAGCTCTAGatgtttgaaaattattttttaagggCTTCGAACTTTAGAGTAAAGTGGTTTCTGTTTACTCTAGCATTTTGATTTACGTTATTGTGCCTGAGttttattttttcccttttgatTCAGGACATGTAAGCAAGTTCAGCAATTGAACAAATCTGTATGGAATATGGATTCTACTATTTCATCAACTACTTTGCTGGAAAGTGCACATTCTGTGCCGCCAATGGTATAGCTTTTCACATAACTTCTAATTTGAAAGAAAATGCTGGTATTATTGGTTGATAGTTTTATGCTTTAGTGTTTTTGGTTCATCCTGTGCCAAGTAAAACTAGTAAGCAGCAAACTTTTGAATTTCTCAGCAGTGCTTGGAAATTCGTTTAAAAGTTCCAgggttaaattttttttttcttcttttccagaGCTCTTCAATATTTATTGAATACAGGCTTGTTCTCTAAGTTAACTTTAAAAACCATTGTAATGATATGCACATAGGATATCATTTTCTAGTTAAACTCTCTTGCATATctgattttaaaaaagaaatgcTTACATAAGAACCAAATAGACATTGCTGTCTGGCCATGGCTTGCATAGCTACATTGGTTAATATTTGTTT
This is a stretch of genomic DNA from Lotus japonicus ecotype B-129 chromosome 1, LjGifu_v1.2. It encodes these proteins:
- the LOC130734273 gene encoding uncharacterized protein LOC130734273 isoform X2 produces the protein MARKTSNCAICENSNQASICSICVNYRLNEYTTSLKSLKERRDSLSTKLSEVLVRKGKGDDQTNWRVLQHEKLARLKEKLRHSKEQVAQGRAKIGTMSADLKLKYGVLESALSTLEKNRVEQLEKFYPNLICTQSLGHVAITSERLHKQSVVIKQICKLFPQRRVVIEGETKDGCSGQYDQICNARLPRALDSHSVPSEELSASLGYMVQLLNLVLHNLAAPALHNSGFAGSCSRIWQRDSYWDARPSSRSNEYPLFIPRQNYCSTSGENSWSDKSSSNFGVASMESDRRPRLDSSSSSSFNYSLASSHSVQTHKDLQKGISLLKKSVACVTSYCYNSLCLDVPSEASTFEAFAKLLATLSSSKEVRSVFSLKMARSRYYHGDI
- the LOC130734273 gene encoding uncharacterized protein LOC130734273 isoform X1, with product MARKTSNCAICENSNQASICSICVNYRLNEYTTSLKSLKERRDSLSTKLSEVLVRKGKGDDQTNWRVLQHEKLARLKEKLRHSKEQVAQGRAKIGTMSADLKLKYGVLESALSTLEKNRVEQLEKFYPNLICTQSLGHVAITSERLHKQSVVIKQICKLFPQRRVVIEGETKDGCSGQYDQICNARLPRALDSHSVPSEELSASLGYMVQLLNLVLHNLAAPALHNSGFAGSCSRIWQRDSYWDARPSSRSNEYPLFIPRQNYCSTSGENSWSDKSSSNFGVASMESDRRPRLDSSSSSSFNYSLASSHSVQTHKDLQKGISLLKKSVACVTSYCYNSLCLDVPSEASTFEAFAKLLATLSSSKEVRSVFSLKMARSRTCKQVQQLNKSVWNMDSTISSTTLLESAHSVPPMRIENYMPSSGTSFLYATDLSDGKSECLFEGWDIVERPPFPPPPSQSEDVEHWTRAMFIDAKRK